A window of Nocardiopsis sp. Huas11 genomic DNA:
GTGTGGGGCCGGACGGGGTCCGGGTCCTGTCGGCCGAGGGCATCGAGAGATCCCATTCCTCCCCCGGGGTCGGGGCCCCGGGCGAGGAGAGCGCCCTGGGGTGGACGACGCGGTCCAGCCCCGAGGGAACCGCGATGGTCTCGCACGGCGGCGTCCAGTTCACCTACACCGCGTACCACGCGTTGTTGCCGGAGAGCGGGTACGGGATCGCGGTGCTGGCCGACACGGGGTTGGGGGTGTCCGACGCCTCCGCGCTGCTCTACGGCCTGGTGGCGCTCGCGGACGGGCAGGAGCCGGCGGCGCCGACCACGCGGATGCTGTTCTGGCTCGACGTGGCCATGGTGGTGCTGGTGGCCCTGTCCGGATACCTGGCCGTGCGTGGTGTGCGTCGAGCGGGTGCCTGGGCGCTGGCGGCTCGGGGGCGGGCGTGGTGGTGGTCGGCGGCGCGCCTGTTCCCAGGGATGGCGCTGATGGTGGTGGCGATGGTTCCGCACCGGTTGACGGCGTGGTCGGCCGGGGGGCGCGACGTGCCCTGGGCGCACGTGTTCTACGTCGTGCCGGGTGTGTTCACCGCGTTGATGGTGGGTGCGGCCGCGTGCGCGGTGGTGTACGCGGTGCGGGCGTTCCGGTGGGCGGGGGTGGTGCGCTCCGGTGCTGTGACATCCAGGCGTGGGCGAACGCCACGGCCCGGGGGAGGGAGAAGAGTCGTGCGCGGGCCTGGCCGACCTGTCCGGTGGTGACGGCTCCGGTGGCTTCGAAGGCCGCGCCCAGGTCGTCGAAGTCGGCGGAGTCCAGGATCACGTCGGTGTAGGTGACCCAGGCCCGGGTTCGGTCCGGGCGCAGGACCGCGCAGGAGGACGGGCCCGTGGCGGGTTGTGGCAGGAGGTACTCGGCGAGGTGGAACGCGGTGCAGGACGCGTAGCCCACGCCCAGGAGCAGGACTCGGGCGTGGGCCCGCTCCAGGCGGGCGAGTGGTGAGCGCTCGCCCAGCGCGCAGTGCAGGGGGTGGTCGCGGGTCAGGGTGTCGGCGCGGGGGCCCAGGGCGGCGAAGGAGGTCTGGGGGTGTGCGCTGCGGGTGGCGCCGGACCAGGTGCGCAGTGTCTCGGGGATCCGGCCCATGCCGCCGGTCGGTGTCACCTGGGGGTCGTAGGCGGGGCTGTGCTCGCGGATGGTCGGCCACCAGGACGCGGGGACCGCGGGCGCCGACCAGTGTGCGGGGTCGGAGTTGTCCATGGTCTGGGTGGGCGCGGCGAGGGTGCCTTCGGGGCCGATCGCGTCGGTCAGGGCCTGGATGACGGCCGGTGCGCCGCCGCACACCCAGCCGAGCGATCGTAGGGAGGAGTGGACGAGCAGGGTGTCGGCGGGGCGGACGCCCAGTGCGGTGAGGTCGTGTGTCAGTGACGCCCGGGTGCGGGGCGGGTGGTCGGGGTCGGGGGTGAAGGGCATGGCGGTGTCCTGTCCGGGTGGTGTGGTGAGCAGGTCGGCGCACCGGAGGCAGGGGCACCATCGATTTCCTCGTGCCGGTTCAGGGGTGGTCGAGGATGCGCATGACCAGGCCGGAGCGCGGTTTGGGGCCGAAGGAGGTGGACTTGCGGGGGGTGAGTTCCCCGCGGTCGGCGATCGCGTAGACGTGCTGCACGCTCATCGGGGGCACGAGTACGGCCGTGCCCTCGGTCTCCCGGGCGGCCTGGACGGCTTCGCCGGGGTCGTCGTGGACCATGCGGATCTCGCCTTGGAAGTTCCACCGGGGGAGGAGCACTTCCTGCAGGATCGCTGTGGGCAGGTGCCGCCAGTCGGTCGAGCGGGTGGGCATGGCGCGCTTGAGCGCGGCCTCGTCGAAGTCGTGGACCAGGTGGGCCGTGCCGTCGGGGGCCGCCAGCACGAGTGAGGGGGTGGGGGCCGTCTCCGGTACGTGCGGGGCCTGGTCCGCGAGCTCGTCCACGGTGGCGATCTCGCGGGCGGTCTCCAGGGCGGCGGCGGTGTCGAGGCCGGGCAGGACGCGGTGGATGGCGCCGAGGCGCGGTGGGTGGACCTCGCTGTCCACGAGGAAGGCGAGTCCGTAGGCCCATGCGGGTTCGCGGTGGTGCTCGTGCATGGCGCGGTAGGCGTCGTAGCGGTGGTGGCCGTCGGCGATGAGGGCGGTCCGCTGGGCCAGGTCGGCGCTGATCTGGGCGTGCGCGGCCGTCGACGGCAGGGCCCACAGGCGGTGTCGGGTCCCGTCGGAGGTGCGGGTGTCCACGAGCAGGTCGCCCTGGTGCTCGGCCGATTCGGTGATGCGGGTGGTGGCGCCGTTTCCGCCCCGGTAGAGGAGGAAGATCGGTTCGAGGTTGGCGCGGGTGGTGCGCATCAGCCGTACGCGGTCGCGTACCGGGCCCTGGCTCACGCTCTCGTGGCCGCGGACGGGGCTGGGCTCCCCTTCGGGCAGGCGCAGGGCTCCGACGAGTCCGCGCTGGCGGGTGCCGTCGGCGGTGACCTGTTCGTAGACGTACAGCGCGGGTGCCTCGTCCTGGGACAGCACGCCGTCGTCGATCCACGAGCGCAGGCTCTCGGCGGCGCGTTCGTAGACGACCGTGGCGGGGGCGCCCGAACAGTTGCCCGGCATGGTCAGGTTGAGCTGGTAGGGGCGGGTGAGCCGGGTCGCGTTGTGCGGGTCGGAGCGGAACAGCTCCATGGCCTCCGCGGGCCCGGGGATGTCGTAGGGCGGGGCGAGGAGGTGGGCGACCTCGAGTTCACCGGAGTCCAGGACATGACCGATGTCCAGGGCCGTGTAGCGCAGGCCGCGGAAGGGAGCCAGTTCGAGTGGTTGGCGAGGCATCACAGCAAACTACCGGGAGCGGCGGGGCGGTCGCCCGCGCGTGGCCGGGCGGGGCGTTCGGGTTCAGATCAGCTTGCGCATGCGCAGCAGGTCGCTGACGCTGGCCTCGACGCGGACCCGTCGGCTGAACAGCGCCTTGGCGTAGTCCATGCGGTCCTCGGCCAGGTCCACCAGGTCGTCGCTGTCCACGGTGACGACGACCTGTGCCTTGGGTGCGGCGGTGTCGGTGGGGCGGTGGGTGACGTCGACCAGGCCGTCCTGGGTCAGGCGC
This region includes:
- a CDS encoding DUF1015 family protein, with product MPRQPLELAPFRGLRYTALDIGHVLDSGELEVAHLLAPPYDIPGPAEAMELFRSDPHNATRLTRPYQLNLTMPGNCSGAPATVVYERAAESLRSWIDDGVLSQDEAPALYVYEQVTADGTRQRGLVGALRLPEGEPSPVRGHESVSQGPVRDRVRLMRTTRANLEPIFLLYRGGNGATTRITESAEHQGDLLVDTRTSDGTRHRLWALPSTAAHAQISADLAQRTALIADGHHRYDAYRAMHEHHREPAWAYGLAFLVDSEVHPPRLGAIHRVLPGLDTAAALETAREIATVDELADQAPHVPETAPTPSLVLAAPDGTAHLVHDFDEAALKRAMPTRSTDWRHLPTAILQEVLLPRWNFQGEIRMVHDDPGEAVQAARETEGTAVLVPPMSVQHVYAIADRGELTPRKSTSFGPKPRSGLVMRILDHP
- a CDS encoding aminoglycoside N(3)-acetyltransferase, which translates into the protein MPFTPDPDHPPRTRASLTHDLTALGVRPADTLLVHSSLRSLGWVCGGAPAVIQALTDAIGPEGTLAAPTQTMDNSDPAHWSAPAVPASWWPTIREHSPAYDPQVTPTGGMGRIPETLRTWSGATRSAHPQTSFAALGPRADTLTRDHPLHCALGERSPLARLERAHARVLLLGVGYASCTAFHLAEYLLPQPATGPSSCAVLRPDRTRAWVTYTDVILDSADFDDLGAAFEATGAVTTGQVGQARARLFSLPRAVAFAHAWMSQHRSAPPPPTGTPAPRTPPRTRPHPPSTR
- a CDS encoding SCP2 sterol-binding domain-containing protein — encoded protein: MSSIDACLAGIAKVNERILERPSQERRRHIRERSVSVRVPDLDTVFDMRLTQDGLVDVTHRPTDTAAPKAQVVVTVDSDDLVDLAEDRMDYAKALFSRRVRVEASVSDLLRMRKLI